The following are encoded together in the Hemicordylus capensis ecotype Gifberg chromosome 4, rHemCap1.1.pri, whole genome shotgun sequence genome:
- the STX17 gene encoding syntaxin-17 — protein MSEDEEKVNLRRLEPAIQKFIKVAIPTDLERLRKHQINIEKYQRCRLWDRLHEEHINAGRTVQQLRANIREMEKLCLRVRKEDLPALQRLISPVKEVASVAVKEFLQLHSESAEELKKQLSERETPPLQLLMTRSTTLGGETFYDAGAEGTSPSSSQLFSPLPEIPQDQNAAESWETLEEDLIELSQLVTDFSLLVNAQQEKVDRIEENVGAAVGNVEEGTKNLGKAAKYKLATLPVAGALIGGIVGGPIGLLAGFKVAGIAAALGGGVLGFTGGKLMQRKREKRIEDLSSSSCPDLPRQGEDKKCS, from the exons ATGTCAGAAGATGAGGAAAAGGTTAACCTGCGTCGCCTGGAGCCAGCTATCCAGAAGTTTATTAAGGTTGCCATTCCAACAGATCTGGAGAGGTTAAGAAAGCATCAGATAAATATCGAGAAG TATCAGAGATGCCGACTGTGGGACAGACTACATGAAGAGCATATCAATGCTGGCCGGACTGTCCAG CAATTGCGAGCCAATATCcgagagatggagaaactctgttTACGGGTTCGCAAAGAAGACCTCCCGGCTCTGCAGAGGCTGATCAGCCCGGTGAAGGAGGTGGCGTCGGTCGCTGTGAAGGAATTCCTGCAGCTCCATTCGGAGTCGGCAGAAGAACTGAAGAAGCAGCTGAGCGAGAGGGAGACGCCGCCGCTGCAGCTGCTGATGACCAGATCTACAACGCTAGGAGGAG AAACCTTCTATGACGCTGGAGCAGAAGGAACCTCTCCAAGTTCTAGCCAGCTCTTTTCTCCACTCCCTGAAATACCCCAGGATCAAAACGCAGCAGAGTCATGGGAGACACTGGAAGAG GACTTGATTGAACTCAGCCAATTAGTGACCGACTTCTCTCTGTTAGTTAAC GCTCAGCAGGAGAAGGTGGACAGGATTGAAGAGAACGTCGGCGCCGCCGTGGGGAATGTTGAAGAGGGAACTAAGAATCTGGGGAAG gcTGCAAAATACAAGCTGGCCACTCTGCCCGTGGCAGGTGCCCTCATTGGCGGAATCGTGGGGGGTCCCATCGGCCTCCTGGCAGGCTTCAAAGTGGCCGGAATCGCAGCTGCCCTTGGCGGGGGCGTCCTGGGCTTCACCGGTGGGAAACTGatgcagaggaagagagagaagaggattgaggacctctcctcctccagctgcccGGACCTGCCAAGACAAGGTGAAGACAAGAAATGCAGCTGA